From the genome of Deinococcus sp. AJ005, one region includes:
- a CDS encoding alpha-amylase family glycosyl hydrolase, protein MTDTVEQLKWWQSGIIYQIYPRSFQDSADQDASGDGVGDLRGITARLPYLKSLGVQAAWLSPIFTSPMRDFGYDVADYCDIDPLFGDLADFDALVEEAHGLGLKVMLDYVPNHTSSDHAWFQEALTGKGSEKRDWYVWRDPGPDGGLPNNWKSFFGGPAWTLDEASGQYYLHQFLPTQPDLNWRNPDVRAAMFEVLRFWMRRGVDGFRVDVIWLLAEDERFLDEPANPEWTPGDIEHNSVSHIYTQDQPETHQYIREMRAVLDEFDDRMMVGEIYLPVEQLLPYAGTPEAPMVHLPFNFHLILRPWQAAAVREFADSYDAACRKIGTWPNWVLGNHDQRRFKSRLGAAQYRVAQTLLLTLRGTPTVYYGDEIGMQDVDIPRDRMVDPAGLQQPDAPAASRDPERTPMQWDASPNAGFSAADTTPWLPLAGDFATVNVQAQEADPQSDLNYFRVLTQLRQQHPALVGGDYQSVDSGHKDVFAFRRTLDGQSVTVLLNFGAHERDLSEVAAGQSLLSSFNDQPSSGAKLRPNEARILLE, encoded by the coding sequence ATGACAGACACGGTCGAGCAACTCAAGTGGTGGCAGAGCGGCATCATCTACCAGATTTATCCGCGTTCCTTTCAGGACAGTGCAGATCAGGACGCTAGCGGCGACGGCGTGGGCGATCTGCGCGGCATCACGGCGCGGCTGCCGTATCTGAAGAGCCTGGGGGTCCAGGCCGCGTGGCTGTCCCCCATCTTCACCAGTCCCATGCGCGACTTTGGCTATGACGTGGCCGACTACTGCGACATCGACCCACTGTTCGGGGATCTGGCCGACTTCGACGCGCTGGTCGAGGAGGCGCACGGGCTGGGGCTGAAGGTGATGCTGGACTACGTGCCCAACCACACGTCCTCGGATCACGCGTGGTTTCAGGAAGCGCTGACTGGCAAAGGGAGCGAGAAGCGCGACTGGTATGTCTGGCGCGATCCCGGCCCGGACGGTGGGCTGCCCAACAACTGGAAATCTTTTTTTGGCGGCCCAGCCTGGACACTGGATGAGGCCAGCGGGCAGTACTATCTGCACCAGTTTCTGCCCACCCAGCCGGACCTGAACTGGCGCAACCCGGACGTGCGGGCCGCCATGTTCGAGGTGCTGCGCTTCTGGATGCGCCGGGGCGTGGACGGCTTCCGGGTGGACGTGATCTGGCTGCTGGCCGAGGACGAACGCTTTCTGGACGAACCCGCCAACCCGGAGTGGACCCCCGGCGACATCGAACACAACAGCGTTTCTCACATCTACACCCAGGACCAGCCGGAGACCCATCAGTACATCCGCGAGATGCGGGCGGTTCTGGACGAGTTCGATGACCGGATGATGGTGGGCGAGATCTACCTGCCGGTGGAGCAGTTGCTGCCCTACGCCGGAACCCCAGAGGCCCCGATGGTTCATCTGCCCTTCAATTTCCACCTGATCCTGCGGCCCTGGCAGGCGGCGGCGGTGCGCGAATTTGCCGACAGCTACGACGCCGCGTGTCGCAAGATCGGCACCTGGCCCAACTGGGTGCTGGGCAACCACGATCAGCGCCGCTTCAAATCGCGCCTGGGGGCGGCGCAGTACCGTGTGGCCCAGACCCTGCTGCTGACCCTGCGCGGCACGCCCACGGTGTATTACGGCGACGAGATCGGCATGCAGGACGTGGATATTCCCCGAGACCGCATGGTGGACCCGGCGGGCCTGCAACAACCCGACGCCCCCGCTGCCAGCCGCGACCCGGAGCGCACGCCGATGCAGTGGGACGCTTCGCCCAACGCGGGATTCAGCGCAGCGGACACGACACCCTGGCTGCCGCTGGCGGGCGACTTCGCCACCGTGAACGTGCAGGCGCAGGAGGCGGACCCGCAGAGCGACCTGAATTATTTCCGTGTGCTGACACAGCTTCGGCAGCAGCATCCTGCTCTCGTTGGCGGCGACTATCAGAGCGTGGACAGCGGTCACAAGGACGTGTTCGCCTTCCGCCGCACGCTGGACGGGCAGAGCGTGACGGTGCTGCTGAACTTCGGCGCACACGAACGCGATCTGAGCGAGGTGGCAGCAGGTCAGTCGCTGCTCAGCTCATTCAACGATCAACCCAGTAGCGGCGCGAAGCTGCGGCCCAACGAGGCGCGCATCCTGCTGGAGTAG
- a CDS encoding FAD-dependent oxidoreductase produces the protein MSHSFTPPFTAQRPLRVAVIGSGPSGVYAAEALIKQTALPTEVDVFDRLPTPYGLVRYGVAPDHLTIKSVTKGFEKTFSDPRVRFLGNVEFGKDLTHDDLKAHYDAIMYTVGASGDRRLGIPGEDLSGSMSATEFVAWYNGHPDAAAREMVLSATGVAVVGVGNVALDVSRILLKTVDELQTSDIAPHALEVLENSPVKDVWILGRRGAAQAKFTTKELREFGELSDADPVVKPGEVAVDEVAEAAITDNVVRKNLEVIRDFAGRTPEGKPRRIHLRFLVSPVEILGDENGNVSGLKIERNTLDASGNAVGTGETEVLPVQMVLRSVGYRGVALPGVPFDEKLGIIPNTEGRVEGRTGEYTSGWIKRGPSGVIGTNRKDSTDTVAHLIADAEALPPAAKASRADIDALLQERDVDVYTFADWQALDTHEQAQGQAQGRPRAKVVHKHEMLGHRRK, from the coding sequence ATGAGCCATTCGTTTACCCCCCCATTTACTGCACAGCGACCCCTGCGCGTCGCCGTGATCGGCAGCGGCCCCAGCGGCGTGTATGCTGCCGAGGCCCTGATCAAGCAGACCGCCCTGCCCACCGAAGTGGATGTGTTTGACCGTCTGCCCACCCCTTACGGTCTGGTGCGCTACGGCGTCGCCCCGGATCACCTGACCATCAAGAGCGTGACCAAGGGATTCGAGAAGACCTTCAGTGATCCGCGCGTGCGCTTTCTGGGCAACGTGGAATTTGGGAAAGACCTGACCCACGACGACCTGAAGGCGCATTACGACGCGATCATGTACACCGTGGGGGCCAGCGGGGACCGCCGCCTGGGTATTCCCGGCGAGGACCTGAGCGGCTCCATGAGCGCCACCGAATTTGTGGCCTGGTACAACGGCCACCCCGACGCCGCCGCCCGCGAGATGGTGCTGAGTGCCACCGGAGTGGCCGTGGTGGGCGTCGGCAACGTGGCGCTGGATGTGAGCCGCATCCTGCTGAAGACGGTGGACGAGTTGCAGACATCGGACATCGCCCCCCACGCGCTGGAAGTGCTGGAGAACAGCCCGGTCAAGGACGTCTGGATTCTGGGGCGGCGTGGCGCGGCGCAGGCCAAGTTCACCACCAAGGAACTGCGCGAATTTGGCGAGCTGTCGGACGCCGATCCGGTGGTCAAGCCCGGAGAGGTGGCGGTGGACGAGGTTGCCGAGGCCGCCATCACCGACAACGTGGTCAGGAAGAATCTGGAGGTGATCCGCGACTTCGCGGGCCGCACCCCGGAAGGCAAGCCGCGCCGCATCCACCTGCGCTTTTTGGTGTCTCCGGTTGAGATTCTGGGAGACGAGAATGGCAATGTTTCGGGTCTGAAAATCGAGCGCAATACGCTGGACGCATCCGGCAACGCGGTGGGCACCGGGGAAACAGAGGTGTTGCCCGTGCAGATGGTCCTGCGCTCGGTGGGTTACCGGGGCGTGGCCCTGCCGGGCGTGCCGTTCGATGAGAAACTCGGCATCATTCCCAACACGGAAGGGCGGGTGGAGGGACGCACAGGCGAGTACACCTCCGGCTGGATCAAGCGCGGTCCCAGCGGCGTGATCGGCACCAACCGCAAGGACTCCACCGACACCGTGGCCCACCTGATCGCGGACGCAGAGGCGCTGCCGCCCGCTGCGAAGGCCAGCCGCGCCGACATCGACGCCCTGCTGCAAGAGCGCGACGTAGACGTCTACACCTTCGCCGACTGGCAGGCGCTGGATACCCATGAACAGGCGCAGGGCCAGGCGCAGGGCCGCCCCCGCGCGAAAGTGGTCCACAAGCACGAGATGCTGGGCCACCGCCGGAAGTAG
- the cax gene encoding calcium/proton exchanger, producing MWMKLLLAFIPISLLLEWVFHAPPLWIFATSVIAIIPLADLLRQGTEQIAARAGQTIGGLLNVTFGNLAELIIAIFILLGGNTTVVKAQITGSIIGNALLGLGLAILIGSFGRERQKFNRENAGQLNSMLFLVVIALLIPALFDYTERLPDFLAGSAAARGNLDEYLSLGVAGVLIAVYALNLVYTLVTHKDVFARGEEEGEHDDSLTLWPVWKAAAVMVGATVLIAVESEMLSGALEATSTQLGLSPFFLGIIVLAVVGNFAEYIAGSYFARQGKLGLAVNIAVGATIQVALFTAPVLVIISYLIGKPMNLVFSSPLELVAIVAAALTVTTVTKDGEATWFEGVLLIAVYLLLALAFFFVTPRMEGEAATLPISSLSTPPAHVHSLRL from the coding sequence GTGTGGATGAAACTGCTGCTGGCCTTTATTCCGATCAGCCTGCTGCTGGAGTGGGTCTTCCACGCCCCGCCACTGTGGATTTTTGCCACCTCCGTGATCGCCATCATTCCACTGGCCGACCTGCTGCGGCAGGGCACCGAGCAGATTGCGGCGCGGGCCGGGCAGACCATCGGCGGGCTGCTGAACGTGACCTTCGGCAATCTGGCCGAGCTGATCATCGCCATTTTTATTCTGCTGGGCGGCAACACCACGGTGGTCAAGGCGCAGATCACCGGCAGCATCATCGGCAACGCGTTGCTGGGGCTGGGCCTCGCCATCCTGATCGGCAGCTTTGGGCGGGAGCGACAGAAATTTAACCGCGAGAATGCCGGGCAGCTCAACTCCATGCTGTTTCTGGTGGTCATCGCCCTGCTGATCCCGGCCCTGTTCGACTACACCGAACGCCTGCCGGATTTCCTGGCGGGCAGCGCAGCGGCCCGCGGCAATCTGGACGAGTACCTCAGCCTGGGCGTGGCAGGCGTGCTGATCGCCGTCTATGCCCTGAATCTGGTGTACACGCTGGTCACACACAAGGACGTGTTCGCGCGCGGCGAGGAGGAAGGGGAACACGACGACAGCCTAACCCTGTGGCCCGTCTGGAAGGCCGCCGCCGTGATGGTGGGCGCAACCGTGTTGATCGCGGTGGAATCCGAGATGCTGTCCGGGGCGCTGGAGGCCACCAGCACGCAACTGGGCCTCAGCCCGTTTTTCCTGGGAATCATCGTGCTGGCGGTGGTGGGCAACTTCGCCGAGTACATTGCGGGCAGTTACTTTGCGCGGCAGGGCAAGCTGGGGCTGGCCGTGAATATCGCCGTTGGGGCCACGATTCAGGTGGCGCTGTTCACCGCGCCCGTGCTGGTGATCATCTCGTACCTGATCGGCAAACCGATGAATCTGGTCTTTTCCAGTCCGCTGGAACTGGTGGCGATTGTGGCGGCGGCGCTGACGGTGACCACCGTGACCAAGGACGGCGAGGCCACCTGGTTCGAGGGCGTGCTGCTGATCGCGGTGTATCTGCTGCTGGCACTGGCCTTCTTCTTCGTCACGCCCAGGATGGAGGGTGAGGCGGCCACCCTTCCCATTTCCTCTTTGTCCACTCCGCCCGCGCACGTCCACAGCCTCAGACTCTAA
- a CDS encoding serine/threonine-protein kinase produces MALAGQVVGEGVRLVRPIGRGSHSLVYFAVDAFGQPCAVKVFRSDMNAFADREFEHASGLDHPRLASVLGRGTLEDRPVLISTLARGEVLFSRYVRRPALHTERRAFLLTLAHVLDALAYLHSCGLVHRDIKPENIVVEPDGSAKLVDLDLAGPLLETFPVPTRFGTAAFQSPEAARGEPLGPEADLYGVGMLLGWGIFGSLPDPTRPAPYHPDPLCSLYLTLTRRDPQQRPSDAAWVRARILKLSRVNS; encoded by the coding sequence ATGGCTCTGGCAGGACAGGTGGTTGGAGAGGGCGTGCGGTTGGTCAGGCCAATCGGGCGCGGCTCTCACAGTCTGGTTTATTTTGCGGTGGATGCGTTCGGTCAGCCCTGTGCCGTCAAGGTCTTCCGCTCCGATATGAATGCCTTTGCTGACCGTGAATTCGAGCATGCCAGCGGGCTGGACCATCCCCGGCTGGCCTCCGTGCTGGGCCGGGGCACCCTGGAGGACCGTCCAGTACTGATCAGCACCCTGGCACGCGGCGAGGTGCTGTTCTCGCGCTACGTGCGGCGGCCCGCCCTGCACACCGAGCGCCGCGCCTTTCTGCTGACGCTGGCGCACGTGCTGGACGCGCTGGCGTACCTGCATTCCTGCGGGCTAGTCCACCGCGATATCAAGCCGGAAAACATCGTGGTAGAGCCGGACGGCAGCGCCAAACTGGTGGACCTGGATCTGGCTGGCCCGCTGCTGGAAACCTTCCCGGTGCCCACCCGTTTCGGCACGGCGGCCTTCCAGAGTCCCGAGGCGGCGCGCGGTGAACCGCTGGGGCCGGAGGCAGACCTGTACGGGGTGGGCATGCTGCTGGGCTGGGGGATCTTCGGCTCGCTGCCGGACCCCACCCGCCCCGCGCCGTACCACCCGGACCCGCTGTGTTCGCTGTACCTGACCCTGACCCGCCGGGATCCTCAGCAGCGCCCCAGCGACGCTGCCTGGGTTCGCGCCCGGATTCTGAAGCTGTCCCGTGTGAACTCCTGA
- a CDS encoding patatin-like phospholipase family protein: MQRQAREMNGYGLVLGGGGARGLAHIGVWQVLEEAGLRPSVVTGTSMGGLVGAFIAAGYSGAELERISGTVSWRRLLDWRPGTGLLKISAMEGWLAQNLPQTFEELPIPLAITATDMLTGRGVYLTRGSLFDALRATSAYPGALDSVPMRDMLLSDGGILNQVPVDAALFLGVRKVLAVDVTAPDPLELHERRVLLWKREAHLSPVRALRRAVEIMQAQLTDARLSLYRPDVLLRPRLGNIDLINFNRTDQAIAAGRDAALEDLPRLKALLGES, encoded by the coding sequence GTGCAGCGGCAGGCGCGGGAAATGAACGGTTACGGTCTGGTGCTGGGCGGCGGCGGTGCGCGTGGGCTGGCGCATATCGGCGTGTGGCAGGTGCTGGAGGAAGCGGGACTGAGGCCCAGCGTGGTTACCGGGACCAGCATGGGCGGGCTGGTGGGGGCGTTTATCGCGGCGGGCTACAGCGGGGCTGAATTGGAACGCATCTCGGGCACGGTGTCGTGGCGTCGCTTGCTGGACTGGCGGCCCGGCACCGGCCTGCTCAAGATTTCAGCGATGGAAGGCTGGCTGGCCCAGAACCTGCCACAGACCTTCGAGGAACTGCCCATCCCCCTGGCAATCACGGCCACCGACATGCTGACGGGCCGGGGCGTCTACCTTACGCGCGGCAGCCTGTTTGATGCGCTGCGCGCCACCAGTGCCTATCCCGGCGCACTGGACAGCGTGCCCATGCGCGACATGCTGCTTTCGGACGGCGGCATTCTGAATCAGGTGCCGGTGGACGCCGCGCTGTTTTTAGGGGTCCGCAAGGTGCTGGCGGTGGACGTGACGGCCCCCGATCCGCTGGAGTTGCACGAACGCCGCGTCCTACTGTGGAAGCGCGAGGCCCACCTGAGTCCGGTGCGGGCGCTGAGGCGTGCGGTGGAGATCATGCAGGCGCAACTGACCGACGCGCGCCTGAGCCTCTACCGCCCCGACGTGCTGCTGCGCCCCCGCCTGGGCAACATTGATCTGATCAACTTTAACCGCACCGATCAGGCCATCGCGGCGGGCCGGGACGCGGCGCTGGAAGACCTGCCGCGCCTGAAAGCGCTGCTGGGCGAGAGCTGA
- a CDS encoding NAD(P)/FAD-dependent oxidoreductase, giving the protein MDALHSDILIIGAGPAGLHAAFYAAWRGLKVRVLEARGEVGGQLSALYPDKRVYDVPGLPGARAAELVAHLLRQLDGLDVDMSVNRVARELEKVDDGWRVSTDGDTFTAGAVILAAGLGALLPRAARVPGADSHPDVQTDLPDPAGLNGRRVLIVGGVPQAARAALELSEAGADVTLTHSRALFRGNPMTLEKLEAARTSGGFEILAPARLLRLTPQGAELEMDGTARSIKADTVLILGGYLPDLCPIGAWPLDWHGEYVPDAPGGRTVLEGVYVVGDLAQSGGDFKLISVAFAQAAIAANHAAHHVRPELRVRPGHSSEKR; this is encoded by the coding sequence ATGGACGCCCTGCATTCCGACATCCTGATCATCGGCGCTGGCCCAGCCGGACTGCATGCGGCTTTCTACGCCGCGTGGCGCGGCCTGAAGGTGCGCGTGCTGGAAGCGCGGGGCGAGGTGGGTGGCCAACTGAGCGCCCTGTACCCGGACAAACGCGTGTACGACGTGCCAGGATTGCCCGGAGCGCGGGCGGCGGAACTGGTGGCGCATCTGCTACGGCAACTGGACGGGCTGGACGTGGACATGAGCGTGAATAGGGTGGCCCGCGAACTCGAAAAAGTTGACGACGGCTGGCGGGTCAGCACGGACGGGGACACTTTCACAGCGGGCGCGGTCATTCTGGCGGCGGGCCTGGGCGCATTGTTGCCCCGCGCGGCCCGCGTCCCCGGCGCAGACTCACATCCTGATGTCCAAACGGACCTCCCCGATCCCGCTGGATTGAACGGGCGGCGTGTGCTGATCGTGGGCGGCGTCCCGCAGGCAGCGAGGGCGGCGCTGGAGCTTTCGGAGGCTGGAGCGGACGTCACGCTGACCCACAGTCGGGCCTTGTTCCGGGGAAATCCAATGACGCTGGAAAAGCTGGAGGCTGCGCGAACCAGTGGAGGTTTCGAAATCCTGGCCCCCGCCCGCCTGCTCAGGCTCACGCCGCAGGGCGCGGAACTGGAGATGGACGGCACAGCCCGCAGCATCAAGGCCGACACCGTACTGATTCTGGGTGGTTACCTGCCAGACCTCTGCCCCATTGGAGCGTGGCCACTGGACTGGCACGGCGAATACGTCCCGGACGCTCCCGGCGGACGCACCGTGCTGGAAGGCGTGTACGTGGTGGGCGATCTGGCGCAGTCAGGCGGCGATTTCAAGTTGATCTCTGTGGCGTTTGCGCAGGCCGCCATCGCCGCCAACCACGCCGCGCATCACGTCCGGCCCGAACTGAGGGTCAGACCAGGGCACAGCAGCGAGAAACGCTGA
- a CDS encoding AAA family ATPase, whose amino-acid sequence MIGDHLQVTIARAADYAREAGHEYVTLEHLLLALTHDPEGRDALLAVGADVEHLRGELEAQLDRLESVEDSEPDFTLGFHRVVQGAVLQLHASGKGSQDADGARVLVELLEEDDSPARAALEAQGVTRLDVLAYVSHGTAKVEGRGRERRVAGTEEGAPEAEAEQDPLEAYTQDLTAAAKAGEFDPVIGRDAELTRTVHILARRGKNNPVLVGEPGVGKTALAEGLAQRVADGKAPGFLKGASVYALDLGALLAGTRYRGDFEQRLKAVLAALDGKNSVLFIDELHTLVGAGATEGGNVDAANLLKPALARGKLRVMGATTPAELRHLEKDRALWRRFQTVDVAEPSEDDALEILRGLAPKYAQHHGVTYTPEALDAAVRLSVRHLRDRFLPDKAIDVIDEAGAARSSAGVGGQIDVADMEATVARMARVPVGAVKAEEIQSLATLETDLQGRVFGQDAAVQAVASAVKLARAGLRDPQKPQGAFLFAGPTGVGKTELARALADRLGIHLARFDMSEYQEAHTVARLIGAPPGYVGFDQGGLLTDAVAKNPHGVLLLDEIEKAHPDVYNVFLQLMDHGTLTDHAGKKVDGRGLILVFTSNAGAADASRPALGFGREGRAGEEAEAVKRTFTPEFRNRLDAVIYFRPLSREVMAGIVNKFLRELEAQLAERKVSLEVSAEARARLAELGYDPQMGARPLARVIEEQIKRPLADELLFGRLKGGGRVNVSVEDGTFTFSP is encoded by the coding sequence ATGATCGGCGATCATCTGCAAGTCACGATTGCCCGCGCCGCCGATTACGCGCGGGAGGCCGGGCATGAATACGTGACCCTGGAACACCTGCTGCTGGCGCTGACGCATGACCCGGAAGGCCGTGACGCGCTGCTGGCCGTGGGCGCGGATGTGGAACACCTGCGCGGCGAGTTGGAGGCGCAACTGGATCGGCTGGAATCGGTGGAAGATTCCGAGCCGGATTTCACGCTGGGCTTTCACCGCGTCGTGCAGGGCGCAGTGCTGCAACTGCACGCCAGCGGCAAGGGTAGCCAGGATGCAGATGGGGCGCGCGTGCTGGTGGAACTGCTGGAGGAAGACGACTCCCCGGCCCGCGCCGCGCTGGAAGCCCAGGGCGTGACCCGGCTGGACGTGCTGGCCTACGTGTCACACGGCACCGCCAAGGTGGAAGGCCGGGGCCGGGAACGCCGCGTGGCTGGCACCGAGGAAGGTGCGCCGGAAGCTGAGGCTGAACAGGACCCGCTGGAGGCGTACACCCAGGACCTGACTGCCGCCGCGAAAGCTGGGGAATTTGACCCGGTGATCGGGCGCGACGCCGAACTGACGCGCACGGTGCATATCCTGGCGCGGCGCGGCAAGAACAACCCCGTGCTGGTGGGCGAGCCAGGGGTGGGCAAGACGGCGCTGGCCGAGGGACTGGCGCAACGCGTGGCAGACGGCAAAGCGCCCGGATTTCTGAAAGGCGCATCCGTCTACGCCCTCGATCTCGGGGCGCTGCTGGCCGGAACGCGCTACCGGGGCGACTTTGAACAGCGTTTGAAGGCGGTTCTGGCAGCGCTGGACGGCAAAAACAGCGTCCTCTTTATCGACGAGCTGCACACGCTGGTGGGCGCAGGGGCCACCGAGGGCGGCAACGTGGACGCGGCCAACCTGCTTAAACCCGCGCTGGCACGCGGCAAACTGCGGGTGATGGGGGCCACCACCCCTGCCGAGTTGCGCCATCTGGAAAAGGACCGGGCGCTGTGGCGACGCTTTCAGACCGTGGACGTGGCCGAACCTTCCGAGGACGACGCGCTGGAGATTCTGCGCGGGCTGGCCCCCAAATATGCCCAGCACCACGGCGTCACGTACACGCCCGAGGCGCTGGACGCCGCCGTGCGCCTGAGCGTGCGCCACCTGCGGGACCGCTTTCTGCCCGACAAGGCCATCGACGTGATCGATGAAGCGGGGGCCGCCCGCAGCAGCGCCGGGGTGGGCGGCCAGATCGACGTGGCCGATATGGAGGCCACCGTCGCCCGGATGGCCCGTGTCCCGGTAGGCGCGGTCAAGGCCGAGGAAATCCAGTCGCTCGCCACGCTGGAAACAGACTTGCAGGGGCGCGTGTTCGGGCAGGACGCGGCAGTTCAGGCCGTTGCCAGCGCCGTCAAACTGGCCCGCGCGGGCCTGCGCGATCCGCAAAAGCCGCAGGGCGCGTTCCTGTTCGCCGGGCCGACGGGCGTGGGCAAGACCGAGCTGGCCCGCGCCCTGGCAGACCGCCTGGGCATTCACCTCGCACGCTTTGACATGTCCGAGTATCAGGAAGCGCACACTGTCGCCCGGCTGATCGGCGCTCCCCCCGGCTACGTGGGCTTCGATCAGGGCGGCCTGCTGACCGATGCGGTAGCGAAAAACCCGCACGGCGTACTGCTGCTGGACGAGATCGAGAAGGCGCACCCGGACGTGTACAACGTCTTCCTGCAACTGATGGACCACGGCACGCTGACCGATCACGCGGGCAAGAAGGTGGACGGGCGCGGGCTGATCCTGGTCTTCACCTCCAACGCCGGGGCCGCCGACGCCAGCCGCCCGGCCCTGGGCTTCGGGCGCGAGGGCCGTGCGGGCGAGGAGGCCGAAGCGGTCAAGCGCACCTTCACTCCTGAATTCCGCAACCGGCTGGACGCCGTGATCTACTTCCGCCCGTTGTCCCGTGAGGTCATGGCCGGGATCGTGAACAAGTTCCTACGCGAGCTGGAGGCGCAACTGGCCGAGCGCAAGGTGAGCCTTGAGGTCTCGGCTGAGGCCCGCGCCCGGCTGGCCGAACTGGGTTATGACCCGCAGATGGGCGCGCGTCCGCTGGCCCGCGTGATCGAGGAACAGATCAAACGTCCGCTGGCCGATGAATTGCTCTTTGGCAGGCTCAAAGGCGGAGGCAGGGTCAATGTTTCCGTGGAGGACGGGACTTTTACATTCTCTCCATAA
- a CDS encoding LCP family protein: MRRRVILLVVLAGVVAVAAPAFPFLARYGTVPHKADGPVTLLLAGVTPKYDESAPVWPWPARPEDYSGLTDTILLAQLRPDGTTNMLSIPRDTWVNVPGNGWGKINGSNPHGGPETLVGAVQNLTGVKVDAYALLSLNAMRAMTQAAGGVTLDVAQDMKYDDNAGKLHIDLKAGRQHLSGEQAEGYLRFRKDNLGDIGRVARQQNFLGALLNKIKSPLNWWRMPGMVGAVDRNMKSNLTRAQVAGILGAALSGPKVAMHTVPGNFGGGGTWVADRAALATVVENNFTDPNDPRRLSIAVINTAAPSGSARRLQEKLEGLGYLRVSVANGPQGNATTTITGPQAGRILQDVGHGQVVQAQGVPGADVTVRLGSDTPAN, encoded by the coding sequence GTGCGTCGGCGTGTGATTCTTCTGGTGGTTCTAGCAGGTGTGGTGGCGGTGGCGGCTCCAGCCTTTCCCTTTCTGGCGCGTTATGGAACGGTTCCCCACAAGGCCGATGGGCCAGTCACGCTGCTGCTGGCCGGCGTGACCCCCAAGTACGACGAGAGTGCCCCGGTGTGGCCCTGGCCCGCCCGCCCGGAGGACTACAGCGGCCTGACCGATACCATTTTGCTGGCGCAACTGCGCCCTGATGGGACCACCAACATGCTCAGCATTCCGCGCGATACCTGGGTGAATGTGCCGGGCAACGGCTGGGGCAAGATCAACGGCTCCAACCCACACGGCGGCCCCGAAACGCTGGTGGGCGCGGTCCAGAACCTGACTGGCGTGAAGGTGGACGCCTACGCCCTGCTGTCGCTGAACGCCATGCGCGCCATGACCCAGGCGGCAGGCGGCGTGACGCTGGATGTGGCGCAGGACATGAAATACGACGACAACGCGGGTAAACTGCACATTGATCTCAAGGCGGGTCGGCAGCACCTCAGCGGCGAACAGGCCGAGGGCTACCTGCGTTTTCGCAAGGACAATCTGGGCGATATCGGGCGGGTGGCGCGGCAGCAGAATTTTCTGGGTGCGCTTCTGAATAAGATCAAAAGCCCGCTGAACTGGTGGCGTATGCCCGGCATGGTGGGTGCGGTGGACCGCAACATGAAAAGCAACCTGACGCGGGCGCAGGTGGCCGGGATCCTGGGCGCGGCCCTGAGTGGCCCGAAGGTCGCCATGCACACCGTCCCCGGCAATTTTGGCGGCGGCGGCACCTGGGTAGCGGACCGCGCCGCGCTGGCCACCGTGGTGGAGAACAACTTCACCGACCCCAACGACCCGCGCCGCCTGAGTATCGCCGTGATCAACACCGCTGCCCCCAGCGGCAGCGCCCGCCGCCTGCAAGAAAAGCTGGAGGGCCTGGGCTACCTGCGGGTCAGCGTCGCCAATGGGCCGCAGGGCAACGCCACCACCACCATTACCGGTCCCCAGGCAGGCCGCATTTTGCAGGATGTGGGCCACGGGCAGGTGGTGCAGGCCCAAGGCGTGCCGGGCGCAGATGTGACGGTGCGGCTGGGCAGCGACACCCCGGCGAACTGA
- the clpS gene encoding ATP-dependent Clp protease adapter ClpS, translating to MTRRDGGRDEQGRTQTLERTTTQRPKLYRVLLLNDDYTPMDFVVMVLSQYFRKTEGDAEMIMLAVHHKGQGVAGVYTRDVAETKVAQVTAHARQEGHPLRVVAEPEAQE from the coding sequence ATGACGCGCCGAGACGGTGGCCGTGACGAACAGGGCCGCACCCAGACACTTGAACGCACCACGACGCAGCGCCCCAAGCTGTACCGCGTGCTGCTCCTTAACGACGACTACACCCCGATGGATTTTGTGGTGATGGTCCTCTCCCAGTATTTCCGTAAGACCGAGGGTGACGCAGAAATGATCATGCTGGCGGTACATCACAAGGGCCAGGGTGTGGCCGGGGTTTACACCCGCGACGTGGCCGAGACGAAGGTGGCGCAGGTCACGGCCCACGCCCGCCAGGAAGGCCACCCGCTGCGTGTGGTGGCGGAACCGGAGGCACAGGAATGA